A genomic window from Populus alba chromosome 19, ASM523922v2, whole genome shotgun sequence includes:
- the LOC118027933 gene encoding uncharacterized protein, with the protein MSLEKHTMTASLLNKPFFSFFLHILFLLLHIFSSSSFFALAEHTSSPTSLFRNNNTEAEALLQWKASLDNQSQSLLSSWVGISPCINWIGITCDNSGSVTDLTLESFGLRGTLYGLNFSSFPNLLFLDLANNSLSGTIPHEIRKLRNLSYLGQLKSLVDLALFENKFHGPLPSEMNNLTHFKYLSLAINEFTGHLPLDLCLGGVLKIFTASYNYFSGSIPKSLKNCTSLYRVRLDWNQLTGNISEVFGVYPHLDYIDLSYNNFYGELSSKWGDCRNMTSLKISNNNISGEIPPELGKATQLQLIDLSSNQLKGAIPNDLGVLKLLYKLLLNNNHLLGAIPLDIKMLSNLQFLNLASNNLSGLIPKQLGECSNLLLLNLSGNKFRESIPGEIGFLLSLRDLDLSFNFLTREIPRQLGQLQRLETLNVSNNMLSGRIPSTFEDMLSLTTVDISSNKLQGPIPDIKAFHNASFEALRDNMGICGNASGLKPCNLPKSSKTVKRKSNKLVILIVLPLLGSLLLVFVVIGALFILCKKARKRNAEPENEQDRNIFTILGHDGKKLYENIVEATEEFNSNYCIGEGGYGTVYKAAMPTEQVVAVKKLHRSQTEKLSDFKAFEREVCVLANIRHRNIVKMYGFCSHAKHSFLVYEFIERGSLRKIITSEEQAIEFDWMKRLNVVKGVGGALSYLHHSCSPPIIHRDITSNNILLDLEYEAHVSDFGTARLLMPDSSNWTSFAGTFGYTAPELAYTMKVTEKCDVYSFGVVTMEVMTGRHPGDLISALLSPGSSSSSSMPPIAQHALLKDVLDQRISLPKKGAAEGVVHMMKIALACLHPNPQSRPTMEKISCELTTKWPPLPKAFCTISLGDLFS; encoded by the exons ATGTCTCTTGAAAAACACACCATGACGGCGTCCTTACTAAACAAAccattcttctccttctttctccaCATCCTGTTTTTGCTCCTTCACATATTCagctcttcttccttctttgcttTAGCTGAACACACTTCCTCCCCAACTTCACTATTTCGTAATAATAATACAGAAGCTGAGGCTCTTCTCCAATGGAAAGCTAGTCTTGACAACCAAAGCCAATCTCTCCTTTCCTCTTGGGTCGGCATCAGCCCTTGCATTAACTGGATTGGAATCACCTGTGACAATTCTGGAAGCGTCACCGATTTGACACTTGAAAGTTTTGGTTTGAGAGGTACGCTTTATGGTTTAAACTTCTCATCCTTCCCCAATCTTTTGTTTCTTGACCTTGCGAACAATTCTCTTTCTGGAACTATCCCAcatgaaattagaaaattaagaaatttatcttACCTTG GACAACTTAAATCCCTTGTGGACTTGGCATTATTTGAGAACAAATTCCACGGTCCATTGCCCTCAGAGATGAACAATCTCACCCATTTTAAGTATTTGTCTTTGGCTATCAATGAATTCACGGGTCATTTGCCACTAGATTTATGCCTTGGAGGAGTATTGAAAATCTTTACTGCTTCCTACAACTACTTCTCAGGTTCAATCCcgaaaagtttgaaaaactgTACTAGTTTATACCGAGTAAGACTTGATTGGAATCAATTAACAGGAAATATTTCTGAGGTTTTTGGTGTCTATCCACATCTGGATTATATTGATTTGagttacaataatttttatggcGAGCTTTCTTCAAAATGGGGAGATTGTCGTAACATGACAAGccttaaaatctcaaacaataatatttctGGTGAGATACCACCAGAGCTTGGGAAGGCTACTCAATTACAATTGATTGATCTGTCATCAAATCAGTTAAAAGGAGCCATCCCAAACGATTTAGGGGTTTTGAAGTTGTTGTACAAGCTTCTCCTTAACAACAACCATCTTTTAGGTGCCATTCCCTTAGATATTAAGATGCTTTCCAATCTTCAATTCCTGAATTTAGCATCTAATAATCTGAGTGGATTGATTCCGAAACAACTTGGGGAATGCTCGAATTTATTGTTGTTGAACCTCAGCGGTAATAAATTTAGAGAAAGCATTCCAGGTGAGATAGGCTTTCTACTTTCTCTTCGAGATCTTGATCTTAGCTTCAATTTCCTGACTCGAGAGATCCCACGGCAACTTGGGCAACTGCAAAGGTTGGAAACTCTGAATGTCTCTAACAACATGCTTTCTGGAAGAATTCCGAGCACTTTCGAAGACATGTTAAGCTTAACAACTGTGGATATATCATCCAATAAGCTACAAGGCCCCATTCCCGATATCAAAGCCTTCCACAACGCTTCATTTGAGGCATTAAGGGATAATATGGGTATATGTGGCAACGCTAGTGGTCTAAAGCCGTGCAATCTTCCAAAAAGCAGCAAAACTGTTAAGAGAAAGAGCAACAAGCTTGTGATTTTGATTGTACTCCCTCTTTTAGGAAGCTTGCTTTTAGTGTTTGTTGTGATTGGAGCTTTATTCATTCTCTGCAAAAAAGCTAGGAAGAGAAACGCTGAGCCAGAAAATGAACAAGATCGAAACATATTCACGATATTGGGCCATGATGGGAAGAAGTTGTATGAGAATATCGTTGAAGCTACAGAGGAATTCAACTCCAACTACTGCATTGGCGAAGGAGGATATGGAACTGTTTATAAAGCAGCGATGCCAACAGAACAGGTGGTTGCTGTGAAGAAACTTCACCGGTCACAAACAGAAAAGTTGTCCGATTTTAAAGCTTTTGAAAGGGAAGTTTGCGTGTTGGCAAATATTCGACATCGAAATATTGTGAAAATGTATGGATTTTGCTCACATGCAAAGCATTCTTTTTTGGTTTACGAGTTCATTGAAAGAGGAAGCTTGAGAAAGATTATAACCAGTGAGGAACAAGCAATTGAGTTCGATTGGATGAAAAGGCTGAACGTTGTGAAAGGGGTGGGTGGAGCTTTATCCTATCTACACCATTCTTGCTCTCCTCCGATCATTCATCGAGACATTACCAGCAATAATATCCTTCTGGACTTGGAATATGAAGCACACGTCTCCGACTTTGGCACAGCTAGACTGTTGATGCCTGACTCATCCAATTGGACCTCATTTGCAGGTACTTTTGGATATACTGCTCCAG agcTAGCTTACACAATGAAAGTGACTGAAAAATGCGATGTCTATAGCTTCGGAGTGGTAACAATGGAGGTGATGACAGGAAGGCACCCAGGCGATCTCATTTCAGCACTCTTATCACCAGGATCTTCGTCGTCATCATCGATGCCACCGATTGCTCAACATGCACTATTGAAGGATGTGTTAGACCAACGCATCTCGCTTCCTAAAAAAGGAGCAGCAGAGGGCGTTGTCCACATGATGAAAATTGCACTTGCATGCTTGCATCCCAATCCCCAATCTCGGCCTACAATGGAAAAAATTTCTTGCGAGCTTACAACTAAGTGGCCTCCATTGCCAAAGGCATTTTGCACAATAAGTTTGGGAGATCTCTTCTCATAG
- the LOC118027962 gene encoding uncharacterized protein, whose amino-acid sequence MTERKMHDNRFQRKWVMCPTCRQHTDFGNIAYADDRQDKSCSSAMLDAIQGCEKTEATLAVQGSYGTKVEAVTRRILWIKSSDPKAKVLVFSSWNDVLDVLEHAFNANEITYIRMKGGRKSHVAISEFRAQNSSPKRADRQQEETKSVQVLLLLIQHGANGLNLLEAQHVVLVEPLLNPAAEAQAVSRVHRIGQEKRTLVHRFIVKDTVEESIYKLNRSRSTSSFISGTRRIRISLS is encoded by the exons ATGACTGAGCGAAAAATGCATGATAACAGGTTCCAACGTAAATGGGTAATGTGCCCAACATGTCGGCAGCATACTGATTTTGGGAATATTGCGTATGCCGATGATAGACAGGACAAATCTTGTAGTTCTGCTATGCTGGATGCAATTCAAGGCTGTGAAAAAACTGAAGCTACTTTGGCTGTTCAAGGTTCATATGGAACAAAG GTTGAAGCAGTCACTAGAAGAATCTTGTGGATAAAGTCTTCAGATCCTAAAGCAAAGGTTCTCGTATTTTCAAGTTGGAATGATGTCCTTGATGTGTTAGAGCATGCTTTCAATGCTAATGAAATCACCTATATCCGGATGAAAGGAGGAAG GAAATCACATGTTGCCATCAGTGAATTCAGAGCGCAGAATAGCAGTCCCAAAAGAGCTGATAGacaacaagaagaaacaaaatctgTTCAAGTGTTGCTGCTCTTAATCCAGCATGGAGCCAATGGACTCAATCTCTTAGAAGCACAGCATGTTGTTCTTGTGGAGCCACTGCTCAATCCAGCAGCTGAGGCTCAAGCAGTCAGCCGGGTGCACCGAATTGGGCAGGAAAAGAGGACATTAGTCCATCGATTTATA GTTAAAGACACTGTGGAAGAGAGCATATATAAACTGAACAGAAGTAGAAGCACCAGTTCATTCATAAGTGGAACACGAAGAATCAGGATCAGCCTTTCTTAA